Proteins co-encoded in one Lysobacter solisilvae genomic window:
- a CDS encoding response regulator transcription factor: MRILVIEDNQDIAANLGDFLEDRGHTVDFAADGITGLHLAVVHDFDAIVLDLNLPGLDGLEVCRKLRNEARKQTPVLVLTARDSLDNKLAGFDSGADDYLIKPFALQEVEVRLNALARRGRGVQTRVLTTADLEYNLDTLEVRRQGKLLQLNPTALKILQALMEASPAVVTRQELETRVWGEELPDSDSLRVHIHGLRAVVDKPFEIPLIQTRHGIGYRIAPPEGS; the protein is encoded by the coding sequence ATGCGCATCCTCGTCATCGAAGACAACCAGGACATTGCCGCCAACCTCGGCGACTTCCTAGAAGACCGCGGCCACACGGTGGACTTCGCCGCCGACGGCATCACCGGGCTGCACCTGGCCGTCGTCCACGACTTCGATGCGATCGTGCTGGACCTGAACCTGCCGGGCCTGGACGGCCTGGAGGTCTGCCGCAAGCTGCGCAACGAAGCGCGCAAGCAGACCCCCGTGCTGGTGCTGACCGCCCGCGACTCGCTCGACAACAAGCTGGCCGGCTTCGATTCGGGCGCCGACGACTACCTCATCAAGCCCTTCGCCCTGCAGGAGGTCGAGGTCCGCCTCAACGCCCTGGCGCGCCGGGGCCGCGGCGTGCAGACGCGGGTGCTCACCACCGCCGACCTCGAGTACAACCTGGACACGCTGGAAGTGCGCCGCCAGGGCAAGCTGCTGCAGCTCAACCCCACCGCACTGAAGATCCTGCAGGCGCTGATGGAAGCCTCGCCGGCGGTGGTCACGCGGCAGGAACTGGAAACGCGCGTCTGGGGCGAGGAACTGCCCGATTCGGACTCGCTGCGCGTGCATATCCATGGGCTGCGCGCCGTGGTCGACAAGCCCTTCGAGATTCCCCTGATCCAGACCCGCCACGGCATCGGCTACCGGATCGCGCCGCCCGAGGGCAGCTGA
- the rimK gene encoding 30S ribosomal protein S6--L-glutamate ligase, with the protein MKLAILSRNSKLYSTRRLVEAAREQGHTVRVLDPLRCYMRITSEGFGMHYKGMTIGEYDAVIPRVGASITRYGSAVLRQFELMGSYTPNPSDAVLIARDKLRCHQVLAAEGIGLPVTVFGDNPDDTQDLLAMLGPPPHVIKLNEGTQGAGVMLTEKPSASRSVIEALRGLYANFLVQEFVAEAKGADLRCFVVGDRVVAAMRRQAPSGDFRSNLHRGGSAKGIKPSAMEQEVAIRAAQVVGLGIAGVDLIRSERGPLVLEVNASPGLEGIEAASRVDVAGSIIQHIASRFPPRRTRRTARVALRH; encoded by the coding sequence ATGAAACTTGCGATCCTTTCGCGCAACAGCAAGCTCTATTCCACCCGCCGCCTGGTCGAGGCCGCGCGCGAGCAGGGCCACACGGTGCGCGTGCTCGACCCGCTGCGCTGCTACATGCGCATCACCAGCGAAGGCTTCGGCATGCACTACAAGGGCATGACCATCGGCGAGTACGACGCGGTGATCCCGCGCGTGGGCGCCTCGATCACGCGCTACGGTTCGGCGGTGTTGCGCCAGTTCGAGCTGATGGGCAGCTACACCCCCAACCCGTCCGACGCGGTGCTGATCGCGCGCGACAAGCTGCGCTGCCACCAGGTGCTGGCCGCTGAAGGCATCGGCCTGCCGGTGACGGTGTTCGGCGACAACCCGGACGACACCCAGGACCTGCTGGCGATGCTCGGTCCGCCGCCGCACGTGATCAAGCTCAACGAAGGCACCCAGGGCGCCGGCGTGATGCTGACCGAGAAGCCTTCGGCCTCGCGCAGCGTCATCGAGGCCCTGCGTGGCCTGTACGCCAATTTCCTGGTCCAGGAGTTCGTCGCCGAGGCCAAGGGCGCGGACCTGCGCTGTTTCGTGGTCGGCGATCGGGTGGTGGCGGCGATGCGGCGGCAGGCGCCCTCGGGCGATTTCCGTTCCAACCTGCATCGCGGGGGAAGTGCGAAGGGCATCAAGCCTTCGGCCATGGAGCAGGAAGTCGCCATCCGCGCCGCGCAGGTCGTCGGATTGGGGATCGCGGGCGTCGATCTGATCCGTTCCGAGCGCGGTCCGCTGGTGCTCGAGGTCAATGCCTCGCCGGGTCTGGAGGGGATCGAGGCGGCCAGCCGGGTGGACGTGGCCGGGTCGATCATCCAGCACATCGCCAGCCGCTTCCCGCCCCGTCGGACACGCCGGACCGCCCGGGTAGCCCTGCGGCATTAG
- a CDS encoding ATP-dependent zinc protease family protein: protein MAHRERIVLGWREWASLPGLGLSVRAKIDSGARTSALHVDRQWRFSEGGAPWVGFALSNGLHGGEGGLEASAPIFDEREVTDSGGHRTRRIFLRTPLRLAGIEREIEINLSDRQAMLFPMLLGRTAMARVFVVDPARSFLHGRRRAATA, encoded by the coding sequence ATGGCGCACCGTGAACGCATCGTGCTTGGCTGGCGCGAATGGGCCTCCCTTCCGGGGCTGGGCCTGTCGGTCCGCGCCAAGATCGATTCGGGTGCGCGCACCTCGGCCCTGCACGTGGACCGCCAGTGGCGTTTCAGCGAGGGTGGGGCGCCCTGGGTGGGCTTTGCCCTGAGCAACGGCCTGCACGGCGGCGAAGGCGGCCTGGAAGCGTCCGCACCGATCTTCGACGAGCGCGAGGTGACCGATTCAGGAGGGCACCGTACCCGGCGCATCTTCCTGCGCACGCCGCTGCGGCTGGCCGGCATCGAACGCGAGATCGAAATAAACCTGTCCGACCGGCAGGCCATGCTGTTCCCGATGCTGCTGGGCCGGACGGCGATGGCGCGCGTGTTCGTCGTCGACCCCGCCCGCTCCTTCCTTCACGGCCGCCGACGCGCGGCCACGGCGTAA
- a CDS encoding autotransporter domain-containing protein, translated as MNKPVRRLLAAALALASVPAFAQTYSETVFFGDSLTDSGFYRPFLVEFSGNPSAALTGRFTTNPGLVWSEYLADFYGTNADSAWNLHATGVITPADGTNFAAGGATIVPGPGYPPQIPTQFAPSLTTQVNAYLARNNGRADPNALFTVWGGANDLFFALGGAITPAQFLASAQAQVGLVATLTNAGAQYILVPTMPDVGLTPFGVSQGPAGSAGITQLVDGYNQTLFGGLSANNLRVIPLDTYHLLREISADPGAYGFNSAVIPACTGTSLTCVSTGSGRAFADGVHPSTEAHSIIASYAVSVLEAPRQIAVLPNSAAMTGRSRAERVAMHVDNLSGDEGKLGWWVDVGGDFQRYDDGNLYDGAGPSIVGGVDWSNDNFVWGAFGGYGQQDLDWGHRGGSFDQQELALGGFAGWYGEHANVSAQISYAQLDFDTDRSVQLGQASRTHHGSANGDNLSIGVNAGFEFNAGESPLRHGPVASVLAQRIEIDGFSESDPTLSTSLAFPEQNFDSLIASVGWQAHTVINEHVRPYARLTYDREFEDAASQAWAQSQSLPGTAPYAVPGVWFDDDYATLTFGVRTQVFGLNANVGAMVTAAQKNGNNSTVFLQLGSAF; from the coding sequence ATGAACAAGCCCGTCCGCCGCCTGCTCGCCGCCGCTCTGGCGCTGGCATCGGTCCCCGCTTTCGCGCAGACCTATTCGGAGACGGTGTTCTTCGGCGACAGCCTCACCGACTCGGGCTTCTACCGGCCCTTCCTGGTTGAATTCAGTGGCAACCCCAGCGCCGCGCTGACCGGCCGCTTCACCACCAACCCGGGCCTGGTGTGGTCGGAGTACCTGGCCGACTTCTACGGCACCAACGCCGACTCGGCCTGGAACCTGCACGCCACCGGCGTCATCACCCCGGCTGACGGCACCAACTTCGCCGCCGGCGGCGCGACGATCGTGCCGGGCCCCGGCTACCCGCCGCAGATCCCGACCCAGTTCGCCCCGTCGCTGACCACGCAGGTCAACGCGTACCTGGCCCGCAACAATGGCCGTGCCGACCCCAATGCCCTGTTCACCGTGTGGGGCGGCGCCAACGATCTGTTCTTCGCCCTCGGCGGCGCGATCACCCCGGCGCAGTTCCTGGCTTCGGCGCAGGCGCAGGTCGGCCTGGTGGCCACCCTCACCAATGCAGGCGCGCAGTACATCCTGGTCCCGACCATGCCCGACGTGGGCCTGACGCCCTTCGGCGTGTCGCAGGGCCCGGCCGGTTCGGCCGGCATCACCCAGCTCGTCGACGGCTACAACCAGACGCTGTTCGGCGGCCTGTCCGCCAACAACCTGCGCGTCATCCCGCTCGATACCTACCACCTGCTGCGCGAGATCAGCGCCGATCCGGGCGCCTACGGCTTCAACAGCGCGGTGATCCCGGCCTGCACCGGGACCTCGCTGACCTGCGTGAGCACCGGCAGCGGCCGGGCGTTCGCCGACGGCGTGCATCCGAGCACGGAAGCGCACTCGATCATCGCCTCGTACGCGGTGTCGGTGCTCGAAGCGCCGCGCCAGATCGCCGTGCTGCCCAATTCGGCCGCGATGACCGGCCGTTCGCGTGCCGAGCGCGTGGCCATGCACGTCGACAACCTGTCGGGCGACGAGGGCAAGCTGGGCTGGTGGGTCGACGTGGGCGGCGATTTCCAGCGCTACGACGACGGCAACCTGTATGACGGCGCCGGTCCGTCCATCGTCGGCGGCGTCGACTGGTCGAACGACAACTTCGTCTGGGGCGCGTTCGGCGGCTACGGCCAGCAGGACCTGGACTGGGGCCATCGCGGTGGCAGCTTCGACCAGCAGGAACTGGCCCTGGGTGGCTTCGCGGGCTGGTACGGCGAGCACGCGAACGTCTCGGCGCAGATCAGCTACGCCCAGCTGGACTTCGACACCGATCGCAGCGTCCAGCTCGGCCAGGCCAGCCGCACCCACCACGGCTCGGCCAACGGCGACAACCTGAGCATCGGCGTCAACGCCGGCTTCGAGTTCAACGCCGGCGAGTCCCCGCTGCGCCACGGCCCGGTGGCCTCGGTGCTGGCACAGCGCATCGAGATCGACGGCTTCTCCGAGAGCGACCCGACGCTGTCCACTTCGCTGGCCTTCCCCGAGCAGAACTTCGACTCGCTCATCGCCTCGGTGGGCTGGCAGGCGCACACGGTCATCAACGAGCACGTGCGTCCGTATGCACGCCTGACCTACGACCGCGAGTTCGAGGACGCGGCGAGCCAGGCCTGGGCGCAGTCGCAGTCGCTGCCGGGCACCGCGCCGTACGCCGTGCCGGGCGTGTGGTTTGACGACGACTACGCCACGCTGACCTTCGGCGTGCGCACGCAGGTGTTCGGCCTGAACGCCAACGTCGGCGCGATGGTCACCGCCGCGCAGAAGAACGGCAACAACTCCACCGTCTTCCTGCAGCTGGGTTCAGCCTTCTGA
- the thiS gene encoding sulfur carrier protein ThiS: MDIVINGQAQDVAATTVLELLQAQGLAGRRVAVEVNGEIVPRSQHGECALAPGDRVEIVHALGGG, from the coding sequence ATGGATATCGTGATCAACGGGCAGGCCCAAGACGTGGCCGCCACGACCGTACTGGAACTGCTGCAGGCCCAGGGCCTGGCCGGGCGCCGCGTCGCGGTGGAGGTCAACGGGGAGATCGTGCCGCGCAGCCAGCACGGTGAATGCGCCCTGGCGCCGGGCGACCGGGTGGAGATCGTGCACGCGCTGGGCGGCGGCTGA